The sequence below is a genomic window from Desulfobacterales bacterium.
AGATGATCGCCAGATTCTTCGAAGATCCAAAAAATGCAGGGTCAATCGATAACGCCTCCCGATAATGAACTGCGGCAATCTCCAGTTCTCCCCTGCTTTTATACATCTGCCCCAGTTCATAATGTGCAACAGCATCATCCGGATTTTGTGCGATCGCCTTCTGCAACTTCACAATCGCACGATCCATCTTCTCCTGAATCGCCTTCGTTTCTCTAAGGTTGTTACTTGCCAACAGGTTGTCCGGTTGTAATTGAAGCGCCTTTTTATATTGGCTGATAGCCTCTTTTGACCTTCCCAGTTTGGCCAGCACATTTCCCAGATTAATGATTGCCTCAATATGCTCAGGAGCTAAATGCACTACTTTGGAATAGTAATGAATGGCTTCATCGAACCGACCCCGGGCTGACAGTGTATTTCCTAAATTATAGTACGCTTCCGTATATTCAGAGTCTAACTGCAATGCCTTTAAATAATGCTTTATCGCTTCCTCTGTCCTTTCCTGTTTTGATAGAACAACCCCCAGATTATTGTGTGCTTGAGAAAAACTCGGATCTAATCGCAAGGCCTGGGCATAATAAACAGCGGCTTCAGCAAATTTCCCCATTCCCGACATAATGTTACCCAGGTTGTTGCGGACATCGACATGCCCCGGATCTAACTGCAACACCTTTGAATAATGTCTTATTGCTTCCTCTGATTTTCCCTGCTTTGCCAAAGCGTTCCCTAAATTAAAATGCGCATGCGCAAAATCAGGATTTATCTGTAATGCCTTTATAAAATTCTGAATGGCCGCCTCTGTCTTTCCCTGATTATCCAAGGCAACGCCTAAGTTATTGTAGGCAAAATAATTTCTATCTGTAACCCTGAGCGCATGCTGAAAAAGCGTAATACTGTTTTCCCAATACCGAATCTGTCCCCATGTGGCTACGATCAGCGTGAATAGAAGAACAGAACCTGCTGTTGCCAGACCTGCTTTGCTAAAACACTGCTGGAAAAACTTATCTGGAATTCCCCAAACAATCATTATAAAAAGCCCTATAATGGGGACATAGGTGTAACGGTCTGCCATTGACTGAAAGCCTACCTGCACCAGACCAATAACGGGAATTAACGTTATCAGATACCACAACCAGCCGAAAATAAAGAAGGGCTGTCGCCATCTGACCTTGAAAACCATTAAGGAAATGGAAATGATGATTAAACCGGCCGCGGTTATCTGCCATAGCGGCAAATTATGGGAATACGGATAGATAACAGCAAGTTTAGAGGGCCAGATCATCTTCCCGATATATGCGACATAAGAAACCAATGCATTGGCGATCCTGGCACTGATAGGAATTACATATAGAGCACTTAAAGAACCTCCTTTTTGTTGAGCCAAAATCGCCACAACGCCCGAAGCTGCCGATAGAATAAAGAAAGGTATTTTTTCACAAACTAAGAAAAGGAACGTTTTACCCGGCCGCGCATTTTTGTCATCAACCCGAGGCCCGTCCTGGAAACGGCCTAAAGGCCAGCAATCCAGCAGCAGGAATATAACCGGGACCGTAACCAGCATCGGTTTAGACATAAGTCCCAGGCTAAAACACAGAATCACCGCAAGATATTTGGGTGTCGCCGGACGCCTGACATGCCAGGTGTAGAGCAGCAAGGTTAACA
It includes:
- a CDS encoding tetratricopeptide repeat protein, with the translated sequence MTSQKNIHNIFIRTRSEFWICLFLIMATLAVYGQVRHFDFINFDDPLYLSENPHVKKGLSCRSIIWAFTTIHAANWHPLTWLSHMLDVHFYGMNPGPHHLTNLQFHIANTLLVFFVFRLMTGALWRSAVIAVLFALHPLHVESVAWVAERKDVLSTFFWMLTLLLYTWHVRRPATPKYLAVILCFSLGLMSKPMLVTVPVIFLLLDCWPLGRFQDGPRVDDKNARPGKTFLFLVCEKIPFFILSAASGVVAILAQQKGGSLSALYVIPISARIANALVSYVAYIGKMIWPSKLAVIYPYSHNLPLWQITAAGLIIISISLMVFKVRWRQPFFIFGWLWYLITLIPVIGLVQVGFQSMADRYTYVPIIGLFIMIVWGIPDKFFQQCFSKAGLATAGSVLLFTLIVATWGQIRYWENSITLFQHALRVTDRNYFAYNNLGVALDNQGKTEAAIQNFIKALQINPDFAHAHFNLGNALAKQGKSEEAIRHYSKVLQLDPGHVDVRNNLGNIMSGMGKFAEAAVYYAQALRLDPSFSQAHNNLGVVLSKQERTEEAIKHYLKALQLDSEYTEAYYNLGNTLSARGRFDEAIHYYSKVVHLAPEHIEAIINLGNVLAKLGRSKEAISQYKKALQLQPDNLLASNNLRETKAIQEKMDRAIVKLQKAIAQNPDDAVAHYELGQMYKSRGELEIAAVHYREALSIDPAFFGSSKNLAIIYAMQGNYDTARSILKESIAVRPDQWEAYYYIAGTYARQKKIEEAVQWLKQAVEKGFDNWDLLKTDQNLERTRTTSYYKELLRNH